A region from the Motacilla alba alba isolate MOTALB_02 chromosome 10, Motacilla_alba_V1.0_pri, whole genome shotgun sequence genome encodes:
- the BNIP2 gene encoding BCL2/adenovirus E1B 19 kDa protein-interacting protein 2 isoform X2, producing the protein MGEPEKRQLYLHIIGPLPEDDPVESDALAAAGTENEADTEGNGTKLRKKLMAPDISLTLDPSEESVLSDDLDESGEIDLDDLDTPSENSNEFEWEDDLPKPKTTDVIRKGSLAEYTVTEEKDDGRRWRMFRIGEQDHRVDMKAIEPYKKVISHGGYYGDGLNAIVVFAVCFMPESSQPNYRYLMDNLFKYVIGTLELLVAENYMIVYLNGATTRRKMPSLSWLRKCYQQIDRRLRKNLKSLIIVHPSWFIRTLLAITKPFISSKFSQKIRYVFTLAELAELIPMEYVGIPECIKQVDQELNGKQEQKSEQ; encoded by the exons ATGGGTGAGCCTGAAAAACGACAGCTTTACTTGCACATCATAGG GCCCCTGCCAGAGGATGATCCTGTTGAGTCTGATGCAttggctgcagctggaacagaaaatgaagctg aTACAGAGGGTAATGGAACCAAATTGAGAAAGAAACTAATGGCTCCAGATATTAGCTTAACTTTGGATCCCAGTGAAGAATCTGTTTTGTCTGATGACTTGGATGAGAGTGGAGAGATTGATTTGGATGATTTAGATACTCCTTCAGAAAATAGCAATGAATTTGAATGGGAAG ATGAtctcccaaaaccaaaaactactGATGTCATTAGGAAAGGCTCACTGGCTGAGTACACTGTGACAGAAGAGAAGGATGATGGTCGCCGCTGGCGTATGTTTCGGATCGGAGAACAGGACCATAGGGTGGACATGAAGGCAATTGAACCATACAAAAAAGTTATCAGTCATGGTG GTTATTATGGTGATGGGTTAAATGCCATTGTTGTGTTTGCTGTTTGCTTCATGCCTGAGAGCAGCCAGCCTAACTACAGATACCTAATGGACAATCTATTTAA GTATGTAATTGGCACTTTAGAGTTGTTAGTAGCAGAGAACTATATGATAGTTTACCTGAATGGTGCAACAACACGGAGAAAAATGCCAAGTTTAAGCTGGCTTAGGAAATGTTACCAGCAAATTGATAGAAG GTTAAGGAAGAATCTGAAATCACTGATCATAGTTCATCCTTCCTGGTTCATCAGAACTCTCCTGGCCATCACAAAACCTTTTATTAG CTCAAAATTCAGCCAAAAAATTAGGTATGTCTTTACCCTGGCAGAACTAGCTGAACTCATCCCCATGGAATACGTTGGCATCCCAGAATGCATAAAACA AGTTGACCAAGAGCTGAACGGAAAACAAGAGCAGAAAAGTGAACAGTAA
- the BNIP2 gene encoding BCL2/adenovirus E1B 19 kDa protein-interacting protein 2 isoform X1 has protein sequence MGEPEKRQLYLHIIGPLPEDDPVESDALAAAGTENEADTEGNGTKLRKKLMAPDISLTLDPSEESVLSDDLDESGEIDLDDLDTPSENSNEFEWEDDLPKPKTTDVIRKGSLAEYTVTEEKDDGRRWRMFRIGEQDHRVDMKAIEPYKKVISHGGYYGDGLNAIVVFAVCFMPESSQPNYRYLMDNLFKYVIGTLELLVAENYMIVYLNGATTRRKMPSLSWLRKCYQQIDRRLRKNLKSLIIVHPSWFIRTLLAITKPFISSKFSQKIRYVFTLAELAELIPMEYVGIPECIKQYEEEKFRKKQKRVDQELNGKQEQKSEQ, from the exons ATGGGTGAGCCTGAAAAACGACAGCTTTACTTGCACATCATAGG GCCCCTGCCAGAGGATGATCCTGTTGAGTCTGATGCAttggctgcagctggaacagaaaatgaagctg aTACAGAGGGTAATGGAACCAAATTGAGAAAGAAACTAATGGCTCCAGATATTAGCTTAACTTTGGATCCCAGTGAAGAATCTGTTTTGTCTGATGACTTGGATGAGAGTGGAGAGATTGATTTGGATGATTTAGATACTCCTTCAGAAAATAGCAATGAATTTGAATGGGAAG ATGAtctcccaaaaccaaaaactactGATGTCATTAGGAAAGGCTCACTGGCTGAGTACACTGTGACAGAAGAGAAGGATGATGGTCGCCGCTGGCGTATGTTTCGGATCGGAGAACAGGACCATAGGGTGGACATGAAGGCAATTGAACCATACAAAAAAGTTATCAGTCATGGTG GTTATTATGGTGATGGGTTAAATGCCATTGTTGTGTTTGCTGTTTGCTTCATGCCTGAGAGCAGCCAGCCTAACTACAGATACCTAATGGACAATCTATTTAA GTATGTAATTGGCACTTTAGAGTTGTTAGTAGCAGAGAACTATATGATAGTTTACCTGAATGGTGCAACAACACGGAGAAAAATGCCAAGTTTAAGCTGGCTTAGGAAATGTTACCAGCAAATTGATAGAAG GTTAAGGAAGAATCTGAAATCACTGATCATAGTTCATCCTTCCTGGTTCATCAGAACTCTCCTGGCCATCACAAAACCTTTTATTAG CTCAAAATTCAGCCAAAAAATTAGGTATGTCTTTACCCTGGCAGAACTAGCTGAACTCATCCCCATGGAATACGTTGGCATCCCAGAATGCATAAAACA Gtatgaagaagaaaagtttagaaagaaacagaaaag AGTTGACCAAGAGCTGAACGGAAAACAAGAGCAGAAAAGTGAACAGTAA
- the BNIP2 gene encoding BCL2/adenovirus E1B 19 kDa protein-interacting protein 2 isoform X5, with the protein MAPDISLTLDPSEESVLSDDLDESGEIDLDDLDTPSENSNEFEWEDDLPKPKTTDVIRKGSLAEYTVTEEKDDGRRWRMFRIGEQDHRVDMKAIEPYKKVISHGGYYGDGLNAIVVFAVCFMPESSQPNYRYLMDNLFKYVIGTLELLVAENYMIVYLNGATTRRKMPSLSWLRKCYQQIDRRLRKNLKSLIIVHPSWFIRTLLAITKPFISSKFSQKIRYVFTLAELAELIPMEYVGIPECIKQYEEEKFRKKQKRVDQELNGKQEQKSEQ; encoded by the exons ATGGCTCCAGATATTAGCTTAACTTTGGATCCCAGTGAAGAATCTGTTTTGTCTGATGACTTGGATGAGAGTGGAGAGATTGATTTGGATGATTTAGATACTCCTTCAGAAAATAGCAATGAATTTGAATGGGAAG ATGAtctcccaaaaccaaaaactactGATGTCATTAGGAAAGGCTCACTGGCTGAGTACACTGTGACAGAAGAGAAGGATGATGGTCGCCGCTGGCGTATGTTTCGGATCGGAGAACAGGACCATAGGGTGGACATGAAGGCAATTGAACCATACAAAAAAGTTATCAGTCATGGTG GTTATTATGGTGATGGGTTAAATGCCATTGTTGTGTTTGCTGTTTGCTTCATGCCTGAGAGCAGCCAGCCTAACTACAGATACCTAATGGACAATCTATTTAA GTATGTAATTGGCACTTTAGAGTTGTTAGTAGCAGAGAACTATATGATAGTTTACCTGAATGGTGCAACAACACGGAGAAAAATGCCAAGTTTAAGCTGGCTTAGGAAATGTTACCAGCAAATTGATAGAAG GTTAAGGAAGAATCTGAAATCACTGATCATAGTTCATCCTTCCTGGTTCATCAGAACTCTCCTGGCCATCACAAAACCTTTTATTAG CTCAAAATTCAGCCAAAAAATTAGGTATGTCTTTACCCTGGCAGAACTAGCTGAACTCATCCCCATGGAATACGTTGGCATCCCAGAATGCATAAAACA Gtatgaagaagaaaagtttagaaagaaacagaaaag AGTTGACCAAGAGCTGAACGGAAAACAAGAGCAGAAAAGTGAACAGTAA
- the GTF2A2 gene encoding transcription initiation factor IIA subunit 2, whose translation MAYQLYRNTTLGNSLQESLDELIQSQQITPQLALQVLLQFDKAINSALAQRVRNRVNFRGSLNTYRFCDNVWTFVLNDVEFREVTELVKVDKVKIVACDGKNTGSNTAE comes from the exons ATGGCGTATCAGCTGTATAGGAACACCACGCTGGGCAACAGCCTTCAGGAGAGTCTGGATGAGCTCATACAG TCACAGCAAATCACACCTCAGTTGGCCCTTCAGGTGCTACTTCAGTTTGATAAAGCTATAAATTCAGCACTGGCACAGCGAGTCAGGAACAGAGTTAATTTCAGG GGGTCTCTGAACACATACAGGTTCTGTGACAATGTATGGACATTTGTACTGAATGATGTGGAATTTAGAGAGGTCACTGAACTTGTGAAAGTGGATAAAGTGAAAATTGTAGCATGTGATGGAAAAA aCACTGGTTCCAACACTGCAGAATGA
- the BNIP2 gene encoding BCL2/adenovirus E1B 19 kDa protein-interacting protein 2 isoform X4 — protein sequence MEGVEFKEEWQDEDFPRPLPEDDPVESDALAAAGTENEADTEGNGTKLRKKLMAPDISLTLDPSEESVLSDDLDESGEIDLDDLDTPSENSNEFEWEDDLPKPKTTDVIRKGSLAEYTVTEEKDDGRRWRMFRIGEQDHRVDMKAIEPYKKVISHGGYYGDGLNAIVVFAVCFMPESSQPNYRYLMDNLFKYVIGTLELLVAENYMIVYLNGATTRRKMPSLSWLRKCYQQIDRRLRKNLKSLIIVHPSWFIRTLLAITKPFISSKFSQKIRYVFTLAELAELIPMEYVGIPECIKQVDQELNGKQEQKSEQ from the exons ATGGAAGGGGTTGAGTTTAAGGAAGAGTGGCAAGATGAAGATTTTCCAAG GCCCCTGCCAGAGGATGATCCTGTTGAGTCTGATGCAttggctgcagctggaacagaaaatgaagctg aTACAGAGGGTAATGGAACCAAATTGAGAAAGAAACTAATGGCTCCAGATATTAGCTTAACTTTGGATCCCAGTGAAGAATCTGTTTTGTCTGATGACTTGGATGAGAGTGGAGAGATTGATTTGGATGATTTAGATACTCCTTCAGAAAATAGCAATGAATTTGAATGGGAAG ATGAtctcccaaaaccaaaaactactGATGTCATTAGGAAAGGCTCACTGGCTGAGTACACTGTGACAGAAGAGAAGGATGATGGTCGCCGCTGGCGTATGTTTCGGATCGGAGAACAGGACCATAGGGTGGACATGAAGGCAATTGAACCATACAAAAAAGTTATCAGTCATGGTG GTTATTATGGTGATGGGTTAAATGCCATTGTTGTGTTTGCTGTTTGCTTCATGCCTGAGAGCAGCCAGCCTAACTACAGATACCTAATGGACAATCTATTTAA GTATGTAATTGGCACTTTAGAGTTGTTAGTAGCAGAGAACTATATGATAGTTTACCTGAATGGTGCAACAACACGGAGAAAAATGCCAAGTTTAAGCTGGCTTAGGAAATGTTACCAGCAAATTGATAGAAG GTTAAGGAAGAATCTGAAATCACTGATCATAGTTCATCCTTCCTGGTTCATCAGAACTCTCCTGGCCATCACAAAACCTTTTATTAG CTCAAAATTCAGCCAAAAAATTAGGTATGTCTTTACCCTGGCAGAACTAGCTGAACTCATCCCCATGGAATACGTTGGCATCCCAGAATGCATAAAACA AGTTGACCAAGAGCTGAACGGAAAACAAGAGCAGAAAAGTGAACAGTAA
- the BNIP2 gene encoding BCL2/adenovirus E1B 19 kDa protein-interacting protein 2 isoform X3, with protein sequence MEGVEFKEEWQDEDFPRPLPEDDPVESDALAAAGTENEADTEGNGTKLRKKLMAPDISLTLDPSEESVLSDDLDESGEIDLDDLDTPSENSNEFEWEDDLPKPKTTDVIRKGSLAEYTVTEEKDDGRRWRMFRIGEQDHRVDMKAIEPYKKVISHGGYYGDGLNAIVVFAVCFMPESSQPNYRYLMDNLFKYVIGTLELLVAENYMIVYLNGATTRRKMPSLSWLRKCYQQIDRRLRKNLKSLIIVHPSWFIRTLLAITKPFISSKFSQKIRYVFTLAELAELIPMEYVGIPECIKQYEEEKFRKKQKRVDQELNGKQEQKSEQ encoded by the exons ATGGAAGGGGTTGAGTTTAAGGAAGAGTGGCAAGATGAAGATTTTCCAAG GCCCCTGCCAGAGGATGATCCTGTTGAGTCTGATGCAttggctgcagctggaacagaaaatgaagctg aTACAGAGGGTAATGGAACCAAATTGAGAAAGAAACTAATGGCTCCAGATATTAGCTTAACTTTGGATCCCAGTGAAGAATCTGTTTTGTCTGATGACTTGGATGAGAGTGGAGAGATTGATTTGGATGATTTAGATACTCCTTCAGAAAATAGCAATGAATTTGAATGGGAAG ATGAtctcccaaaaccaaaaactactGATGTCATTAGGAAAGGCTCACTGGCTGAGTACACTGTGACAGAAGAGAAGGATGATGGTCGCCGCTGGCGTATGTTTCGGATCGGAGAACAGGACCATAGGGTGGACATGAAGGCAATTGAACCATACAAAAAAGTTATCAGTCATGGTG GTTATTATGGTGATGGGTTAAATGCCATTGTTGTGTTTGCTGTTTGCTTCATGCCTGAGAGCAGCCAGCCTAACTACAGATACCTAATGGACAATCTATTTAA GTATGTAATTGGCACTTTAGAGTTGTTAGTAGCAGAGAACTATATGATAGTTTACCTGAATGGTGCAACAACACGGAGAAAAATGCCAAGTTTAAGCTGGCTTAGGAAATGTTACCAGCAAATTGATAGAAG GTTAAGGAAGAATCTGAAATCACTGATCATAGTTCATCCTTCCTGGTTCATCAGAACTCTCCTGGCCATCACAAAACCTTTTATTAG CTCAAAATTCAGCCAAAAAATTAGGTATGTCTTTACCCTGGCAGAACTAGCTGAACTCATCCCCATGGAATACGTTGGCATCCCAGAATGCATAAAACA Gtatgaagaagaaaagtttagaaagaaacagaaaag AGTTGACCAAGAGCTGAACGGAAAACAAGAGCAGAAAAGTGAACAGTAA